A section of the Entelurus aequoreus isolate RoL-2023_Sb linkage group LG21, RoL_Eaeq_v1.1, whole genome shotgun sequence genome encodes:
- the LOC133639089 gene encoding dynein axonemal intermediate chain 2-like isoform X1, producing MDIVHEYVKLRSDFGRQCLFSDRHVDLLTDIPPNPKLALQFFQKETREIGVQGCFQMSEHEVNTMRFEYDNCGVNHVEGGWPKDINPLEMEQTIRFRKKIEKDEGYLNSMQVLGTLTGLCVGQNNAVDIYEEYFEDAELLDEIQEAPSTKTVNILRDPNQLKRNVTSLSWDPNGGRSLAAAYSCLESQKTTADMSRHSYIWNIENPNKPEMTLEPESQLICLEYNPNDSHTLISGCCNGQIAFWDTREGNHPVNVSAMESGHRDPVYKTVWLQSETGTEALSGSTDGQIMWWDVRKLSEPTDRLVLDLGWEENLLNALGAISLEYNISMPDTFMVGTDLGVVLHCNRAAKTPSEKIVRLYDGHYGPVYALQRNPFFPKYFLTVGDWGARIWSEDINDSSIMWTKYQMSYLTDACWSPVRPSVFLTVKMDGVLDIWDILFKQSNPTLSVKLRDEALCSLRVHENGCLVACGSQQGVIPVIEISSGLCTLQQNEQDLMEEMLERETTREKILGARQGRGAGNKEQLILRAEREFHSLLQTEQKRKELESKQPK from the exons ATGGACATAGTGCACGAGTACGTGAAGCTCCGCAGTGACTTCGGCCGCCAATGTCTCTTTTCGGACCGTCACGTGGATCTGCTCACGGATATTCCTCCCAACCCCAAACTGGCGTTACAGTTCTTTCAGAAGGAAACCAGAGAAATTGGGGTGCAGGGCTGCTTCCAAATGTCGGAGCATGAG GTGAATACAATGCGGTTTGAGTATGACAACTGTGGGGTAAACCACGTAGAAGGGGGATGGCCCAAAGACATCAACCCTCTAGAGATGGAGCAAACTATTCGTTTTCGGAAGAAGATAGAGAAAGATGAGGGCTACTTGAATAGCATGCAAGTGCTGGGCACG CTTACAGGACTGTGTGTGGGACAGAACAACGCTGTGGACATTTATGAAGAGTACTTTGAGGATGCTGAATTGCTGGACGAGATTCAAGAAGCGCCATCTACCAAGACTGTCAATATCTTAAG GGACCCAAACCAGTTGAAAAGGAATGTCACCTCTCTCTCTTGGGATCCTAACGGAGGCAGAAGTCTGGCAGCTGCCTACTCTTGTCTTGAGTCACAGAAAACCACTGCAGACATGAGCAGACACTCATACATTTGGAACATTG AGAATCCTAACAAACCTGAGATGACCCTCGAACCAGAATCTCAACTCATCTGTCTGGAATACAACCCGAATGACTCGCACACTCTTATCAGTGGCTGCTGCAATGGACAGATTG CGTTTTGGGACACCCGTGAAGGCAACCATCCAGTAAACGTTTCAGCTATGGAGTCTGGTCACAGGGACCCGGTATACAAGACAGTTTGGTTACAATCCGAGACTGGGACTGAAGCTCTTTCTGGCTCCACTGATGGACAG ATTATGTGGTGGGATGTACGCAAGCTGAGCGAGCCTACGGACCGGCTGGTTCTAGACCTAGGTTGGGAGGAAAACCTACTCAATGCTTTAGGTGCCATCTCTctggaatataacatcagcatg CCAGACACGTTCATGGTTGGGACAGACCTGGGTGTTGTTCTGCACTGCAACAGGGCGGCTAAGACTCCATCTGAGAAGATTGTCCGTTTGTACGATGGCCACTACGGACCCGTCTATGCTCTCCAGAGAAACCCTTTCTTCCCAAAATACTTTCTCACGGTGGGGGACTGGGGGGCCCGAATCTGGTCCGAGGACATCAATGACTCATCTATAATGTGGACTAA GTACCAGATGTCCTACTTGACAGATGCCTGCTGGAGTCCTGTCAGACCCTCTGTCTTTTTAACCGTGAAAATGGACGGGGTGTTGGATATCTGGGACATCTTGTTTAAGCAAAGCAACCCCACATTGAGTGTCAAG CTGCGCGATGAAGCTCTGTGTAGTCTCCGGGTCCATGAGAATGGATGCTTGGTAGCTTGCGGCTCCCAGCAAGGAGTCATACCAGTAATAGAGATCAGCTCCGGATTGTGCACCCTCCAGCAGAACGAACAGGACCTCATGGAGGAG ATGTTAGAGCGTGAGACGACGCGGGAAAAGATCCTCGGGGCTCGCCAGGGAAGAGGGGCCGGTAACAAAGAGCAGCTGATCCTGAGAGCTGAGCGTGAATTCCACAGTCTGCTGCAGACCGAGCAGAAGAGGAAGGAGTTGGAGTCAAAACAGCCAAAGTGA
- the LOC133639089 gene encoding dynein axonemal intermediate chain 2-like isoform X2: protein MRFEYDNCGVNHVEGGWPKDINPLEMEQTIRFRKKIEKDEGYLNSMQVLGTLTGLCVGQNNAVDIYEEYFEDAELLDEIQEAPSTKTVNILRDPNQLKRNVTSLSWDPNGGRSLAAAYSCLESQKTTADMSRHSYIWNIENPNKPEMTLEPESQLICLEYNPNDSHTLISGCCNGQIAFWDTREGNHPVNVSAMESGHRDPVYKTVWLQSETGTEALSGSTDGQIMWWDVRKLSEPTDRLVLDLGWEENLLNALGAISLEYNISMPDTFMVGTDLGVVLHCNRAAKTPSEKIVRLYDGHYGPVYALQRNPFFPKYFLTVGDWGARIWSEDINDSSIMWTKYQMSYLTDACWSPVRPSVFLTVKMDGVLDIWDILFKQSNPTLSVKLRDEALCSLRVHENGCLVACGSQQGVIPVIEISSGLCTLQQNEQDLMEEMLERETTREKILGARQGRGAGNKEQLILRAEREFHSLLQTEQKRKELESKQPK, encoded by the exons ATGCGGTTTGAGTATGACAACTGTGGGGTAAACCACGTAGAAGGGGGATGGCCCAAAGACATCAACCCTCTAGAGATGGAGCAAACTATTCGTTTTCGGAAGAAGATAGAGAAAGATGAGGGCTACTTGAATAGCATGCAAGTGCTGGGCACG CTTACAGGACTGTGTGTGGGACAGAACAACGCTGTGGACATTTATGAAGAGTACTTTGAGGATGCTGAATTGCTGGACGAGATTCAAGAAGCGCCATCTACCAAGACTGTCAATATCTTAAG GGACCCAAACCAGTTGAAAAGGAATGTCACCTCTCTCTCTTGGGATCCTAACGGAGGCAGAAGTCTGGCAGCTGCCTACTCTTGTCTTGAGTCACAGAAAACCACTGCAGACATGAGCAGACACTCATACATTTGGAACATTG AGAATCCTAACAAACCTGAGATGACCCTCGAACCAGAATCTCAACTCATCTGTCTGGAATACAACCCGAATGACTCGCACACTCTTATCAGTGGCTGCTGCAATGGACAGATTG CGTTTTGGGACACCCGTGAAGGCAACCATCCAGTAAACGTTTCAGCTATGGAGTCTGGTCACAGGGACCCGGTATACAAGACAGTTTGGTTACAATCCGAGACTGGGACTGAAGCTCTTTCTGGCTCCACTGATGGACAG ATTATGTGGTGGGATGTACGCAAGCTGAGCGAGCCTACGGACCGGCTGGTTCTAGACCTAGGTTGGGAGGAAAACCTACTCAATGCTTTAGGTGCCATCTCTctggaatataacatcagcatg CCAGACACGTTCATGGTTGGGACAGACCTGGGTGTTGTTCTGCACTGCAACAGGGCGGCTAAGACTCCATCTGAGAAGATTGTCCGTTTGTACGATGGCCACTACGGACCCGTCTATGCTCTCCAGAGAAACCCTTTCTTCCCAAAATACTTTCTCACGGTGGGGGACTGGGGGGCCCGAATCTGGTCCGAGGACATCAATGACTCATCTATAATGTGGACTAA GTACCAGATGTCCTACTTGACAGATGCCTGCTGGAGTCCTGTCAGACCCTCTGTCTTTTTAACCGTGAAAATGGACGGGGTGTTGGATATCTGGGACATCTTGTTTAAGCAAAGCAACCCCACATTGAGTGTCAAG CTGCGCGATGAAGCTCTGTGTAGTCTCCGGGTCCATGAGAATGGATGCTTGGTAGCTTGCGGCTCCCAGCAAGGAGTCATACCAGTAATAGAGATCAGCTCCGGATTGTGCACCCTCCAGCAGAACGAACAGGACCTCATGGAGGAG ATGTTAGAGCGTGAGACGACGCGGGAAAAGATCCTCGGGGCTCGCCAGGGAAGAGGGGCCGGTAACAAAGAGCAGCTGATCCTGAGAGCTGAGCGTGAATTCCACAGTCTGCTGCAGACCGAGCAGAAGAGGAAGGAGTTGGAGTCAAAACAGCCAAAGTGA